Proteins co-encoded in one Maylandia zebra isolate NMK-2024a linkage group LG16, Mzebra_GT3a, whole genome shotgun sequence genomic window:
- the LOC101472453 gene encoding TSC22 domain family protein 1 isoform X2, which translates to MHHPDPAGDSGSVRKMAHQAVFHRRGSNTGSGSGPGLSTSANPVVNNSHVPGDDYPPSLLIQPPAGSSSPGPHHPPPPHSLNLLSQPQPTQSTGAQIKKKSGFQITSVTPAQVSVSTNNSIAEDTESYDDLDESHTEDLSSSEILDVSLSRANDVVGAERSSSEETLNNFHEAETPGAVSPNQPSHPHTLNQAQKQHGGAMVNGTVHHQHPPHPNHAQVYPLSSGSGITASGLTSGALPCVTQKMPSNMGGPQERVSQAAPSSIPTQPTGTAVPGSIPGMHSSAAGNTVSIVNPQTTNVSNVNMLSSANVPVRGGISTSASTSSGGYPLNVMSSSGGSGGGESAAAPAGSNLMAPTSMIQQHQNLNSNIAMTATTTVAVSVSGGVGLPSGLHGRVGSAVQQPVSATATAATTAPVSTAPAAPVVATTTSSRFRVVKLDSNSEPFKKGRWTCTDFYDKETPAPAPTSSSDPGSHSIRQFVSESFAGGSERESTSGSSVSSTMSTLSHYVENVCSGDVGGPQHAQDYNSPPQGFQGILPSGLSMGVSHTQPQQHDKTIAAPSAPTNVHQPPSMPSHQTTMGLTAVSQQQLTYAQAVANQPPVGVQQQKMGYATLPQQPAAAPQAHTMSMRPPEYTQLQQSIPHSAAASQPLSNQAGATSAGMANGACHMMGGPQQPHSLQSTTSSMSSHVGVAGVGQQPQNHPGHLDCQQQKPQSLPTQIQNQGLSTQLPTAAHQSQASAPSVPPPNPQSDHQAQAQPQSHNTGNTARMPPQGVPHSQPSSVSLTHDHSSAQALAHAAQASALYASLPSFTTTQLQDAQRLLLQHQSGLLGLPKLSGGETGSNTGHGQETEGNAATASALTAPAGLKTVDGEEDGSPADRGQAAALSLSSVSGIQRRAQLDVTFLVFIKWLQ; encoded by the exons ATGCATCATCCGGACCCTGCAGGAGACTCTGGCAGTGTTAGAAAGATGGCGCACCAGGCTGTCTTTCACAGAAGGGGGAGCAACACTGGTAGCGGGAGCGGCCCCGGGCTGTCAACATCAGCTAACCCGGTGGTTAATAACAGCCACGTACCAGGCGATGACTACCCGCCCTCCCTGTTGATTCAACCTCCTGCTGGCTCATCCTCCCCGGGTCCCCATCATCCTCCTCCCCCCCACAGCCTAAATCTGCTCTCCCAGCCCCAGCCCACACAGTCCACTGGAGCTCAGATAAAAAAGAAGAGTGGTTTCCAGATCACAAGTGTGACTCCAGCACAGGTATCTGTTAGTACCAATAACAGCATTGCAGAGGATACTGAGAGCTACGACGACCTGGATGAGTCCCATACTGAGGATCTGTCGTCTTCTGAGATTCTGGATGTGTCCCTCTCCCGAGCTAATGATGTAGTTGGAGCAGAGAGAAGCTCCTCAGAGGAGACGTTGAATAATTTCCATGAGGCGGAGACCCCTGGAGCAGTCTCTCCAAATCAGCCTTCACACCCCCACACCTTGAACCAGGCACAGAAGCAACACGGTGGAGCCATGGTGAATGGGACTGTACACCATCAACATCCTCCACATCCTAACCATGCCCAGGTCTACCCTCTGTCCTCTGGCTCCGGGATCACCGCGTCTGGTCTCACCTCTGGAGCTTTACCTTGTGTCACCCAGAAAATGCCTTCTAATATGGGCGGCCCTCAAGAGAGAGTTTCCCAGGCTGCTCCTTCAAGTATCCCCACTCAGCCTACGGGGACTGCAGTCCCGGGATCTATCCCTGGAATGCACAGCTCTGCTGCTGGCAATACAGTTAGCATAGTTAATCCCCAGACCACCAATGTTAGTAATGTGAATATGTTGAGCTCTGCCAACGTGCCTGTGAGAGGGGGGATCAGCACGAGTGCTAGCACTAGCAGTGGCGGCTATCCTCTCAATGTGATGAGCAGCAGTGGAGGGAGTGGAGGAGGAGAAAGTGCTGCTGCTCCAGCGGGGAGCAACCTAATGGCCCCCACTAGCATGATCCAGCAACACCAAAACTTAAACTCCAACATTGCTATGACTGCTACAACTACTGTTGCTGTGAGTGTCTCTGGAGGCGTAGGGCTCCCCAGCGGGCTCCATGGAAGAGTTGGATCAGCTGTGCAGCAGCCTGTGAGTGCAACTGCTACAGCTGCAACCACAGCTCCTGTATCAACTGCTCCTGCGGCCCCTGTGGTGGCCACCACCACAAGCTCTCGCTTTAGAGTGGTGAAGCTGGACTCTAACTCTGAGCCCTTCAAAAAGGGCAGATGGACTTGCACTGATTTCTATGATAAGGAGACCCCAGCTCCTGCCCCCACTTCTTCTTCTGATCCTGGGTCCCACAGCATACGACAGTTTGTCTCTGAGAGCTTTGCTGGGGGGTCGGAGAGAGAAAGCACAAGTGGGAGTTCTGTGAGTAGTACTATGAGTACATTGAGCCATTATGTCGAGAATGTGTGCAGTGGAGATGTTGGTGGACCACAGCATGCACAGGATTACAACTCCCCTCCTCAGGGCTTTCAAGGAATCCTCCCCAGCGGTTTAAGCATGGGGGTATCTCACACCCAACCCCAACAGCATGATAAAACTATTGCGGCCCCCTCGGCACCTACAAACGTTCATCAGCCTCCATCCATGCCGAGCCACCAGACCACCATGGGACTCACTGCTGTGtcccagcagcagctcacttaTGCCCAGGCAGTTGCTAATCAACCCCCAGTAGGTGTTCAGCAGCAGAAGATGGGTTATGCCACCCTACCACAACAGCCAGCTGCTGCCCCCCAAGCACACACGATGTCGATGAGGCCACCTGAGTacacacagctgcagcaaaGCATCCCtcattctgctgctgcttcccAGCCTTTGTCCAACCAAGCTGGAGCCACATCTGCTGGGATGGCTAACGGAGCCTGCCATATGATGGGAGGTCCTCAGCAGCCCCACTCTCTTCAGTCTACCACCTCTAGTATGTCCTCTCATGTCGGGGTAGCTGGTGTTGGCCAGCAGCCTCAGAACCATCCAGGCCATTTGGATTGCCAGCAGCAAAAGCCGCAGTCACTCCCAACACAAATCCAAAACCAAGGGCTGAGCACCCAGCTGCCAACAGCGGCCCATCAGAGCCAGGCGTCTGCACCAAGTGTGCCTCCCCCCAACCCTCAGAGCGATCACCAGGCCCAGGCCCAACCCCAATCTCACAACACTGGGAATACTGCTCGGATGCCCCCGCAGGGAGTTCCCCATAGCCAGCCGTCTTCTGTGAGCTTGACCCATGACCACAGCAGTGCCCAGGCCCTGGCTCACGCTGCACAGGCCAGCGCCCTGTATGCCAGTCTGCCGAGCTTCACCACCACTCAGCTGCAAGATGCCCAGCGGCTGCTCCTCCAGCATCAGTCGGGTTTGTTGGGGTTGCCCAAGCTGTCTGGGGGAGAGACTGGATCCAACACTGGCCATGGTCAGGAAACTGAGGGCAACGCTGCCACCGCCAGTGCCTTAACAGCACCAGCTGGTCTCAAGACTGTAGATGGAGAAGAGGATGG ATCACCAGCCGACAGAGGCCAAGCTGCTGCACTCTCTCTGTCCTCTGTCAGTGGGATACAACGCAGGGCTCAGCTGGATGTGACGTTTCTTGTCTTTATCAAGTGGCTGCAGTGA